The Bacteriovorax sp. PP10 nucleotide sequence ATGTACCAAAACTATTTCCGTCACCTGGGCTACAAGATTGAACTTGATTCAATGTCTGAGTCTGACCAGGGGATTAAAGAAATTATCTACACTGTTACAGGTGATAAAGTTTACTCAAAACTAAAATGGGAAGCTGGTGTTCACAGAGTTCAACGTGTTCCTAAAACGGAAACGATGGGACGAGTGCACACATCAACAATCACAATTGCGGTTATGCCGGAAGTTGATGAAGTTGAATTCGAACTTAATCCCAATGAACTTCGTATCGACGTTTATAGATCTGGTGGATCAGGTGGTCAGTCGGTTAACACGACCGATTCAGCTGTTCGTATTACCCACTTACCAACTGGTATGTCGGTAGCTAACCAGGATCAAAAGTCACAGTTAAAGAACAAAGAAAAGGCCATGAAGATTCTTCGTTCAAGAATTTACGACAATATGGTTAAAGCGCAGAAAGATGAAATCGATTCTGAAAGACGCGGCCAGATTGGAGACGGGGATCGTTCAGAAAAAATCAGAACGTATAACTATCCACAAAACAGAATCAGTGACCACAGAATCGGACTTACTGTTCACAACCTTGATGGTGTAATGAACGGTGACCTTGGTGGAATTACTGATGCATTGATTGCTCATCACCAGGCAGAACTAATGAAAGGCCAGGAAGACTAATCAACACTAGTAAGGGTAACTGTCGTGAGCATTCTGAGTCTTGATCAACACTTAAAAGGCTTTTATGAAGCAGAGAAAAAATCTCTGCTGGCATTTTACCCAGGTCTTACGATTCATCGTTTAAGACAGGATATTAAACTTCACGCGTTTTTAAATGGCGTGGATTCAGAAGAGCTTTTTGAATTTCCTTACCTTCCTCATAGAACACATCCTCTCACAATCTTTTTTGAGAAACTAAAAGTCGGCACACCGCTGGAGTACATCACAGGTTATGCTTATTTTTACCGCTCACTTTTTAAAGTGACGTCGGATGTTTTAATTCCAAGAAGTGAAACAGAAATTCTGGTGGAGCTCGCTTCACAGGAAATCAAACGCAGTTATAAAAACAAGCAGTGTAGAGTGGCCGATATTGGGACCGGATCCGGTGCGATCGGGATTTCTCTTCTTATGGAAGAAACCGCTCAACTTGATATGGTCATGACTGACATTAGTGAGGCGGCCCTAAAGCTTGCTCAGGAAAACTTCTTCAGTCACAAATTCGCCATTTCCAGCATCCATAAAACGACATTTATTAAAAGTGACCGCTTAAAAGATGTTCCGGGTGAGTTCAACCTAATCCTGACAAACCCTCCTTATATTAAAAAGTCTGCCGATATGGCGGGCGTTCACTCTCAGGTCGCAGCTTTCGAGCCGCATCTTGCCCTTTTCCTTGATGACGACATTTATGACCAGTGGTTTAACGAGTTCTTTACAAGTATTCACGAAAAACTTGTAACTGGCGGCGTGTCTCTGGTAGAAAGCCATGAAAACCACCTTGAGGCCCAGGCAGAAATGGCCCGTAAGATTGGTTTTTCTGAAGTCGTTTTAGTTCGCGATTACACTAATAGAAATAGATTTTTAAAGTTAAAAAAATAAAAGGAAGTCATTATGGACAAGTTAATTATCACAGGGCCTTCAAAGTTATCTGGAAGTGTGAAAATCGCTCGCGCGAAAAATGCTTACCTTCCGATTCTCGCTGCAGTTTTATTATCTGATAAACCAGTGCACTTAAAAAATATTCCTGATCTTCAAGACATCAAGACAATGATTAAACTTCTTTCAAACCTTGGTGTAACAATC carries:
- the prfA gene encoding peptide chain release factor 1, with translation MFDKLEAVVARYEQLTEKLADPSIYDRQKEFKQISSERSNIEDVVIGYREYKKIKDDLEGSKEMLRNEKDEDLREMAKMEAAELEALLPPLEERLKLLLLPKDPLDDRNVIMELRAGAGGDEASIFVADMFRMYQNYFRHLGYKIELDSMSESDQGIKEIIYTVTGDKVYSKLKWEAGVHRVQRVPKTETMGRVHTSTITIAVMPEVDEVEFELNPNELRIDVYRSGGSGGQSVNTTDSAVRITHLPTGMSVANQDQKSQLKNKEKAMKILRSRIYDNMVKAQKDEIDSERRGQIGDGDRSEKIRTYNYPQNRISDHRIGLTVHNLDGVMNGDLGGITDALIAHHQAELMKGQED
- a CDS encoding N5-glutamine methyltransferase family protein, yielding MSILSLDQHLKGFYEAEKKSLLAFYPGLTIHRLRQDIKLHAFLNGVDSEELFEFPYLPHRTHPLTIFFEKLKVGTPLEYITGYAYFYRSLFKVTSDVLIPRSETEILVELASQEIKRSYKNKQCRVADIGTGSGAIGISLLMEETAQLDMVMTDISEAALKLAQENFFSHKFAISSIHKTTFIKSDRLKDVPGEFNLILTNPPYIKKSADMAGVHSQVAAFEPHLALFLDDDIYDQWFNEFFTSIHEKLVTGGVSLVESHENHLEAQAEMARKIGFSEVVLVRDYTNRNRFLKLKK